A genomic segment from Streptosporangium roseum DSM 43021 encodes:
- a CDS encoding permease → MSELRADPRSPWADEDETVPPDSWGRRNGPKHTLPWGFALVVVLLVVGRFTLAPHLTAPALQTWATIFVAICVQALPFLVFGVALSAAITAFVPASFWTRALPRHPAAAVPVAGMAGAVLPGCECASVPVASGLMARGVPPAAALAFLLASPAINPIVLVATAVAFPGQPLMVVSRFGASLAVAVLVGWLWLRFGRSEWLPIPSRPHGDGPKWARFGEAMRHDLLHAGGFLIVGGLAAATLNVMVPREWLAALAEVPWLAVVVMALLAVLLSICSEADAFVAASMTAFSPTAKLAFLVVGPMVDLKLIALQAGTFGRAFALRFVPLTFVLAVLVSALFGWLLL, encoded by the coding sequence ATGTCCGAGCTTCGAGCCGATCCGCGGAGCCCCTGGGCCGATGAGGACGAGACCGTCCCCCCGGACTCCTGGGGACGCCGCAACGGGCCGAAACACACTCTGCCGTGGGGATTCGCGCTCGTCGTCGTCCTGCTGGTCGTGGGGCGGTTCACCCTCGCTCCGCATCTGACGGCCCCGGCACTCCAGACCTGGGCCACGATCTTCGTGGCGATCTGCGTGCAGGCGCTGCCGTTCCTGGTCTTCGGGGTGGCGCTGTCCGCCGCGATCACGGCTTTCGTCCCGGCGTCGTTCTGGACCAGAGCGCTCCCCAGGCACCCGGCCGCCGCCGTACCCGTCGCGGGGATGGCGGGCGCGGTGCTGCCCGGCTGCGAGTGCGCGTCCGTCCCGGTCGCGTCCGGCCTGATGGCCCGGGGGGTGCCACCGGCCGCGGCACTGGCCTTCCTGCTCGCCTCTCCCGCGATCAACCCGATCGTCCTGGTCGCGACCGCCGTCGCCTTCCCCGGGCAGCCGCTGATGGTCGTGTCCAGGTTCGGCGCGTCGCTGGCGGTGGCGGTCCTGGTCGGCTGGCTCTGGCTGCGGTTCGGCCGGAGCGAGTGGCTGCCGATCCCCTCCCGCCCGCACGGGGACGGGCCGAAGTGGGCGCGGTTCGGCGAGGCGATGCGACATGACCTGCTGCACGCGGGCGGGTTCCTCATCGTCGGCGGCCTGGCCGCCGCCACGCTCAACGTCATGGTCCCCCGCGAGTGGCTGGCCGCGCTGGCCGAGGTCCCGTGGCTGGCCGTCGTGGTCATGGCCCTGCTGGCGGTGCTGCTGTCGATCTGCTCGGAGGCCGACGCGTTCGTGGCGGCCTCGATGACCGCGTTCTCACCGACTGCGAAGCTGGCCTTCCTGGTGGTCGGGCCGATGGTGGACCTGAAGCTCATCGCGCTGCAGGCCGGCACGTTCGGCAGGGCGTTCGCGCTCAGGTTCGTCCCGCTGACCTTCGTGCTCGCCGTCCTGGTGAGCGCCCTCTTCGGATGGCTGCTGCTGTGA
- a CDS encoding NUDIX hydrolase, with amino-acid sequence MAAKDGDGWAHCERGHRHWGVHGASGLLAVHHDAAGTPHVLMQERAVWSHHGGTWGLPGGALDSHEDPITGALREAGEEAALTGDGLRVQGVYLDDHGGWSFSTVIAEAAALLDAAPANSESADLRWLTPEQIAAKNLHPGFAETWPAISRALSPLVVVLDVANIVGARSEHGWWKDRAGAAAKLVAEVRALATGGLRDLPGEIPDLERWFPRFVMVVEGAARGVSPLPGVSVVSAPGLGDDAVVQAVRDVPPGERVLVVTADRGLRERVTALGAMVTGPRWLLSQL; translated from the coding sequence ATGGCGGCCAAGGACGGCGATGGATGGGCCCACTGTGAGCGCGGGCATCGGCACTGGGGCGTGCACGGCGCGTCCGGCCTGCTCGCCGTCCACCACGACGCCGCCGGAACGCCCCACGTCCTGATGCAGGAACGCGCCGTGTGGAGCCACCACGGCGGCACCTGGGGTCTGCCCGGCGGTGCGCTCGACAGCCACGAGGACCCCATCACGGGCGCGCTCCGCGAGGCCGGAGAGGAGGCGGCCCTGACCGGCGACGGCCTCCGGGTCCAGGGCGTCTACCTCGACGACCACGGCGGCTGGTCCTTCTCGACCGTGATCGCCGAGGCCGCCGCTCTGCTGGACGCGGCCCCGGCCAACAGCGAGAGCGCCGACCTGCGCTGGCTCACTCCCGAGCAGATCGCCGCCAAGAACCTGCATCCCGGCTTCGCCGAGACCTGGCCCGCGATCAGCCGGGCGCTCAGCCCCCTGGTGGTCGTCCTCGACGTCGCCAACATCGTCGGCGCCCGATCCGAGCACGGATGGTGGAAGGACCGCGCCGGAGCCGCCGCCAAGCTGGTCGCCGAGGTGCGCGCCCTCGCCACCGGCGGCCTGCGCGACCTGCCCGGCGAGATCCCGGACCTGGAGCGGTGGTTCCCCCGCTTCGTCATGGTCGTCGAAGGGGCCGCCCGCGGCGTCTCGCCGCTCCCCGGCGTCTCCGTCGTCTCCGCCCCCGGGCTCGGCGACGACGCCGTCGTGCAGGCCGTACGGGATGTCCCGCCCGGCGAGCGCGTCCTGGTCGTCACCGCCGACCGGGGCCTGCGCGAGCGGGTCACCGCCCTGGGCGCCATGGTCACCGGCCCCAGGTGGCTGCTGTCCCAGCTGTGA
- a CDS encoding M15 family metallopeptidase, with translation MAAAACGATATSQPAQPAQPASPSAAPSSAPATSPPATGAPTPGPTASPSPTTPPKFSAEVTKVARDRLRYSWRPGCPVPVGDLRLITMTYWGFDDKPHTGEMVVNKNAADDIVTVFRRLYDWRWPIRKMELVDVYKGDDFDSIDADNTSAFNCRPATGSSSWSQHAYGRAVDINPRENPYLSADGSVAHKNARKFARRPLDEPGVINPGDRVVRAFERVDWEWGGYWSGIKDYQHFSKGGG, from the coding sequence ATGGCGGCGGCCGCGTGCGGCGCGACCGCCACGTCACAGCCCGCACAGCCCGCACAGCCCGCCTCGCCCTCGGCGGCGCCCTCGTCGGCTCCCGCGACGTCGCCCCCCGCGACCGGCGCGCCCACCCCGGGCCCCACCGCGAGCCCGTCTCCCACCACCCCGCCGAAGTTCTCCGCCGAGGTGACCAAGGTCGCCCGCGACCGGCTCCGATACTCCTGGCGGCCCGGATGCCCGGTCCCGGTCGGCGACCTGCGGCTGATCACGATGACCTACTGGGGCTTCGACGACAAGCCCCACACCGGCGAGATGGTCGTGAACAAGAACGCGGCCGACGACATCGTCACGGTCTTCCGGCGCCTGTACGACTGGCGCTGGCCGATCCGCAAGATGGAGCTCGTCGACGTCTACAAGGGCGACGACTTCGACTCCATCGACGCGGACAACACCTCGGCCTTCAACTGCCGCCCGGCGACCGGGTCCAGCAGCTGGTCGCAGCACGCGTACGGCAGGGCCGTCGACATCAATCCCCGGGAGAACCCCTACCTGTCCGCCGACGGCTCGGTGGCGCACAAGAACGCCCGCAAGTTCGCCAGGCGCCCCCTGGACGAACCCGGCGTGATCAACCCCGGCGACCGGGTGGTCAGGGCCTTCGAGAGGGTCGACTGGGAGTGGGGCGGCTACTGGTCGGGCATCAAGGACTACCAGCACTTCAGCAAGGGCGGCGGCTGA